One window of Robiginitalea biformata HTCC2501 genomic DNA carries:
- a CDS encoding acyl-CoA dehydrogenase family protein produces MQTYSYSQGIYPYLPVFYVIWSDDLLSASEIAVVKKAIAADPGLSHEERNRLLGWLDRDSPPDAEEFRHWNHLIVRSGVTYREDADYPLSEFAAAFAESQAPGGSPHPVLRDIEVNLGIQPNHYRHLFGQNAVPVAVASEFQGEVLAEMGLRPHYPDYLTCREFLQAPVFEQHLERDKEAHRQRVLQQLKRLAAEGYGALAYPPEYGGKNDMPAYATLFENLMFIDGSLCVKFGVQFGLFGGSIQKLGTKRHWEAYLKDAGTAKLLGCFAMTETRHGSNVRGIRTTATYVKESDELVVHTPGPDDNKEYIGNALHAQMATVFAQLIVDGENQGVHAVLVPMRDGSGELLPGIRVEDNGYKMGLNGVDNGKIWFNQVRVPRGNLLDRYGSITESGSYHSDIKNPNKRFFTMLGTLVGGRICVARGALAGARFGLSIAVRYALRRRQFNDAARVQEDLIMDYPSHQVRLLPAVASSYVYQAALTRLLKSYDGADGTDTRQLEAGVAGLKALVTEFADRTLQECREACGGKGYLLENRIGQLKNDVDIFTTFEGDNTVLLQLAAKSRLTDFRAEFNSDDFFGVLRLLGTQIGKRLSAINPAYTNKTDREHLYNPAFHLHALTYRTDRLTYTLALRIRDYIKKGVPAYQAFLKVQTHLLALGRAYAALLAFELFLEHTEDLSDDPHADLIRKLGTLHALSEIRADAAWYLEQGYIGKRKSKAIRSRVERLCTELRPHARALVDGFGIPPTRLSEVPIADQSGSL; encoded by the coding sequence ATGCAAACCTATTCGTATTCCCAGGGAATCTACCCCTACCTGCCCGTATTCTACGTGATCTGGTCGGACGACCTCCTTTCCGCATCCGAAATAGCCGTGGTGAAAAAAGCCATCGCAGCCGACCCCGGCCTGAGCCATGAAGAACGCAACCGGCTGTTGGGGTGGCTGGACCGGGATTCCCCCCCGGACGCGGAGGAGTTCCGCCACTGGAACCACCTGATTGTCCGAAGCGGGGTCACCTACCGGGAAGATGCCGACTACCCCCTGAGCGAATTTGCGGCAGCTTTTGCCGAATCGCAGGCGCCGGGGGGTTCGCCCCATCCCGTCCTGAGGGATATCGAAGTCAACCTGGGCATACAGCCCAACCACTACCGGCACCTTTTCGGGCAGAATGCGGTACCGGTAGCCGTGGCCAGCGAATTCCAGGGGGAAGTTCTGGCGGAAATGGGCCTCCGCCCGCATTATCCGGACTACCTGACGTGCCGGGAATTCCTGCAGGCCCCCGTTTTTGAGCAGCATCTGGAGCGGGATAAGGAAGCCCATCGGCAACGGGTGCTCCAACAGTTAAAACGCCTGGCTGCCGAGGGGTATGGAGCCCTGGCGTATCCCCCGGAGTACGGGGGGAAAAACGACATGCCCGCCTATGCCACCCTTTTCGAAAACCTGATGTTTATCGACGGGAGTCTGTGCGTCAAATTCGGGGTGCAGTTCGGGCTGTTCGGCGGCAGCATCCAGAAACTGGGCACGAAACGGCACTGGGAGGCCTATCTGAAAGACGCCGGTACGGCCAAATTGCTGGGCTGCTTTGCCATGACCGAAACGCGTCACGGATCGAATGTGCGGGGAATCCGCACCACGGCCACTTATGTAAAGGAGTCCGATGAATTGGTCGTGCATACCCCGGGCCCTGACGACAACAAAGAGTATATCGGCAATGCGCTTCACGCGCAGATGGCTACGGTGTTTGCCCAACTGATCGTGGACGGTGAAAACCAGGGGGTCCACGCCGTGCTGGTACCCATGCGAGACGGGAGCGGCGAGCTGTTGCCTGGAATCCGGGTGGAAGACAACGGCTACAAAATGGGTCTTAACGGGGTGGATAACGGCAAGATCTGGTTCAACCAGGTACGCGTTCCCCGAGGAAACCTCCTGGACCGGTACGGCAGCATTACCGAATCGGGCAGCTACCACTCGGATATCAAAAACCCGAACAAGCGGTTTTTCACCATGCTGGGGACCCTGGTGGGCGGCAGGATTTGTGTGGCCCGGGGAGCCCTGGCCGGGGCGCGGTTTGGCCTGTCGATTGCGGTCCGCTATGCGCTCAGGCGCCGGCAGTTCAACGACGCCGCCCGTGTACAGGAGGACTTGATCATGGATTACCCGAGCCACCAGGTGCGTCTATTGCCCGCGGTGGCCAGCAGTTATGTATACCAGGCTGCCCTGACCCGGTTGCTGAAATCCTATGACGGGGCGGACGGTACGGACACGCGTCAGCTGGAGGCCGGGGTTGCCGGCTTGAAGGCCCTGGTGACCGAGTTCGCGGACCGGACCCTGCAGGAGTGCCGGGAAGCCTGCGGCGGAAAAGGCTACCTCCTGGAAAACCGGATCGGCCAGTTGAAGAACGACGTGGACATTTTCACCACATTTGAGGGGGACAATACCGTCCTGCTGCAACTGGCGGCCAAAAGCCGCCTGACAGATTTCCGGGCGGAATTCAATTCGGACGATTTCTTCGGGGTCTTGCGGCTTCTCGGGACCCAGATCGGAAAGCGCCTGTCCGCCATCAACCCGGCCTATACGAATAAAACGGATAGGGAACATCTCTACAACCCGGCCTTCCACCTGCACGCCCTAACCTACCGCACGGACCGGCTAACCTATACGCTGGCCCTACGGATCCGCGATTATATCAAAAAGGGGGTCCCCGCCTACCAGGCCTTCCTGAAGGTACAGACGCATCTGCTGGCCCTGGGCCGGGCCTATGCCGCCCTGCTGGCATTTGAATTATTCCTCGAACACACGGAGGATCTTTCGGACGACCCGCATGCAGACCTGATCCGGAAACTCGGGACGCTCCACGCCCTGTCGGAGATCCGGGCGGATGCTGCCTGGTACCTGGAACAGGGGTACATCGGCAAAAGGAAGTCGAAGGCTATCCGCAGCCGGGTAGAACGTTTATGTACCGAATTGCGACCCCATGCCCGGGCCCTGGTGGATGGATTTGGCATCCCGCCGACCCGCTTAAGTGAAGTCCCGATTGCCGATCAGTCGGGTTCCTTGTGA
- the ruvB gene encoding Holliday junction branch migration DNA helicase RuvB has protein sequence MNEHLDPTADGLSPEELDIERALRPVSFDDFTGQAQVLENLTVFVQAANLRQEALDHTLLHGPPGLGKTTLAHILANELGVGLKVTSGPVLDKPGDLAGLLTNLEPRDVLFIDEIHRLSPVVEEYLYSAMEDFKIDIMIETGPNARSVQLHLNPFTLVGATTRSGLLTAPMRARFGISSRLEYYNTELLATIVQRSAEILKVPITEDAAIEIAGRSRGTPRICNALLRRVRDFAQIKGNGNIDMEISRFGLKALHVDAYGLDEMDNKILATIIDKFKGGPVGLTTLATAVSENAETIEEVYEPFLIQQGFIMRTPRGREVTELAYQHLGRIKGGGQPGLF, from the coding sequence ATGAATGAACATCTGGACCCTACGGCAGACGGACTATCCCCTGAGGAGCTCGACATTGAGCGCGCACTCAGGCCGGTTTCCTTTGACGATTTTACGGGCCAGGCCCAGGTCCTGGAAAACCTCACGGTCTTTGTTCAGGCGGCCAACCTCAGGCAGGAAGCCCTGGACCACACGCTCCTGCACGGCCCGCCCGGGCTGGGGAAGACCACCCTGGCGCATATCCTGGCCAACGAACTCGGGGTGGGGCTGAAGGTTACCTCCGGGCCTGTTTTGGACAAGCCGGGCGACCTGGCAGGGTTGCTTACCAACCTGGAACCCAGGGATGTCCTGTTCATCGACGAGATCCACCGGCTCAGCCCGGTGGTGGAGGAATACCTCTATTCGGCCATGGAAGATTTCAAGATCGATATCATGATCGAGACCGGGCCGAATGCCCGATCGGTACAATTACACCTGAACCCCTTTACGCTGGTTGGCGCCACCACGCGTTCGGGCCTGCTTACGGCCCCCATGAGGGCGCGCTTTGGCATTTCCAGCCGGTTGGAATACTACAACACGGAGCTCCTGGCCACCATTGTGCAGCGCTCTGCGGAAATACTGAAAGTCCCCATCACGGAGGACGCCGCCATCGAGATTGCCGGCCGCAGCCGGGGTACCCCCCGGATCTGCAATGCGCTGCTTCGCCGCGTCCGGGATTTTGCCCAGATCAAGGGGAACGGGAACATCGATATGGAGATCTCCCGTTTTGGCCTGAAGGCGCTCCACGTGGATGCCTACGGCCTGGACGAGATGGACAACAAGATCCTCGCAACCATCATCGACAAGTTCAAGGGAGGGCCAGTAGGGCTTACCACCCTGGCCACGGCGGTCTCCGAAAACGCCGAAACCATCGAGGAGGTGTACGAACCCTTCCTGATACAGCAGGGTTTTATCATGCGCACCCCCCGCGGCCGGGAGGTCACCGAACTCGCCTATCAACACCTGGGCCGCATCAAAGGCGGGGGGCAACCCGGACTTTTTTAG
- the pckA gene encoding phosphoenolpyruvate carboxykinase (ATP), translating into MAAFDLSKYGITVTDIHRNTSVPVLYEIGLRNEPGTAISDVGALLVYSGEKTGRSPKDKRIVRHPESEKHIDWGDINIGLDEHTYMVNHERAIDYLNICKRLFVVDAFAGWDPDYRLKVRIICTRAYHALFMQNMLIMPTAKELEDFGEPDYVVFNGGGFPANIYTSEMTSKTSVDVHLERREIVILGTQYAGEMKKGIFGVMNYLMPLRDVLPMHCSANVGHDGDVTILFGLSGTGKTTLSADPKRKLIGDDEHCWTDSGTFNIEGGCYAKAIDLSEESEPDIFNAIRFGTVLENVVYDEKTRKVDYTDTSITQNTRASYPIEHIENVQIPCVAGHPKNIIFLTCDAFGVLPPVSKLTPEQASYHFISGYTAKVAGTEMGVTEPEATFSACFGAAFMMWHPNRYAELLAEKIRKHEVTAWLVNTGWTGGAYGEGSRIKLKYTRAMLDAIHNGDFERVSYKEDPAFGLQIPESCPDVPAEVLLPRSTWKDPKAYDATMSKLVTLFRENFKRFESGVNPEIVAAGPQ; encoded by the coding sequence ATGGCAGCATTCGACCTCTCCAAATACGGCATTACCGTCACAGACATCCACCGGAATACCTCAGTACCCGTCCTCTATGAAATTGGCCTTCGCAACGAACCCGGCACCGCAATTTCCGACGTGGGCGCCCTGCTGGTCTATTCCGGGGAAAAAACGGGCCGGAGCCCCAAAGACAAACGGATCGTCCGCCACCCGGAGTCGGAAAAGCACATCGATTGGGGGGATATCAACATCGGCCTGGACGAACACACCTATATGGTGAACCACGAACGGGCCATCGACTACCTGAATATCTGCAAGCGGCTTTTTGTGGTGGACGCCTTTGCCGGCTGGGACCCGGACTACCGGTTGAAAGTGCGCATCATCTGTACCCGGGCCTACCACGCCCTGTTTATGCAGAACATGCTGATCATGCCAACGGCCAAAGAGCTCGAGGATTTCGGGGAACCCGACTACGTAGTCTTTAACGGAGGCGGTTTCCCGGCGAATATCTATACCAGCGAAATGACCTCCAAGACATCCGTGGATGTACACCTGGAGCGGCGGGAAATCGTGATCCTGGGCACCCAGTATGCCGGGGAGATGAAAAAGGGCATCTTCGGCGTGATGAATTACCTGATGCCGCTTCGCGACGTACTCCCGATGCACTGCTCGGCCAATGTGGGCCACGACGGGGATGTGACCATCCTCTTCGGCTTGTCGGGTACCGGGAAAACCACCCTCAGCGCCGACCCGAAGCGAAAGCTCATCGGGGATGACGAGCACTGCTGGACAGATTCCGGCACCTTCAATATCGAAGGCGGTTGCTATGCAAAGGCCATTGACCTTTCCGAAGAAAGCGAACCGGATATTTTCAATGCCATCCGTTTTGGTACCGTCCTGGAAAATGTGGTCTACGATGAGAAAACGCGGAAGGTGGATTACACCGACACCTCCATTACCCAGAATACCCGGGCCTCCTACCCGATCGAGCATATCGAAAACGTACAGATCCCCTGTGTGGCCGGCCACCCCAAAAACATCATATTCCTCACCTGTGACGCCTTTGGGGTCCTCCCCCCGGTAAGCAAGCTCACCCCGGAGCAGGCCAGCTACCATTTTATCTCCGGGTATACGGCCAAGGTAGCCGGGACGGAAATGGGGGTCACCGAGCCCGAGGCCACCTTCAGTGCCTGCTTTGGGGCCGCATTCATGATGTGGCACCCGAACCGTTACGCGGAATTGCTGGCGGAGAAAATCAGGAAACACGAGGTCACCGCCTGGCTGGTAAATACCGGCTGGACCGGAGGGGCCTACGGGGAGGGTTCCCGGATTAAGCTCAAATACACCCGGGCGATGCTCGACGCCATCCACAATGGGGATTTCGAGCGCGTATCCTATAAGGAAGACCCGGCTTTTGGACTGCAGATCCCGGAGTCCTGCCCGGATGTGCCCGCGGAAGTATTGCTGCCCCGGTCTACCTGGAAGGACCCGAAAGCCTACGACGCCACGATGTCCAAACTCGTTACACTCTTCCGGGAGAATTTCAAACGATTCGAATCGGGGGTTAACCCGGAAATCGTTGCGGCCGGCCCCCAATAA
- a CDS encoding hybrid sensor histidine kinase/response regulator transcription factor, giving the protein MPTNRFFLLIFLVWALGLQAQAPYELNPKYPVHSLDGVLSVWKDSTEVLSPEILLEAPPMGAEQGDALPQYLDVRWPYWGKLTLLATDTLPGWRLHFEDKMIGPPAWTKSNGKVDVWAYARGELLFHKRSGVEYPKTVRDRAPHWVLNSVGLDGIPSGVPVTLVIRVEGNSIGYPPYFHLTARSPEQPFYHQIFQFNTSFNVFMFGAALIIFIYHLLQFLYMRERVILWFVLWLGFCTLTQAMTVGLLIGDISRFRLPVQIAISNGVFYTFWFFGRAYVGSRQKFPVLDRFIKGLALLTLAEIITVVAYVIVFDPQAYFTAVGWHYPFLLVYTLGSLGLAIALVLKRDAFARYFGIGTLVGGLGLLVGIFWSMGLINLRFLGVDPYATGIFLQLLIYSLGIAYRRQTLAKQAAEERVRAAVSESEVRRISDLNALKSRFFTNISHEFRTPLTLIRGPIQAALDRSGKEGGSEVRLPARDLDMVRRNTERLEGLVDELLELSRIESGKAEILLTHGDVEQVLKSVVFAFESLAERSNIALRVDLGDAGAAQAAEMGQDSSEVAAWYDRNKLEKIVYNLLSNAFKYTPEGGIVSFRSRLESGRLLMEISDTGKGIPAADLGQIFERFYRVEGDEAHGTGIGLALCKELVELQGGELSVESMPGKGTSFRVGLPARREDFPKPNRLEHVAASGMPAARPTAVKPKEAGEPGIGEQLPDAPSRPCILLVEDNADLRRFVGEVLQEKYRVLYAEDGFQGERMAIEHIPDVVVSDVMMPRKDGYELCHALKTNTKTSHIPIILLTARAGQENKMEGLFQGAEAYLTKPFEARELLVRIRNLMGRQKALWEKMQHSSLVLSGELDLPSLDDAFLKKVGSAIESHLDSAELSVEFLAQQVGFSRAQLHRKLKALTGKSPNQLINEVRLEKARLLLQSRSATVSEVAYSVGFSNLSYFTKRFRERYGMTPSAFIADTE; this is encoded by the coding sequence ATGCCAACCAATCGGTTCTTCCTCCTCATTTTCCTGGTCTGGGCCCTTGGGTTACAAGCCCAGGCGCCCTATGAATTGAACCCCAAATACCCGGTCCATTCCCTGGATGGAGTTTTATCTGTCTGGAAGGATTCCACAGAAGTCCTGTCGCCGGAAATCTTGCTGGAAGCCCCGCCGATGGGGGCAGAACAAGGGGATGCACTGCCGCAATACCTGGATGTACGCTGGCCCTACTGGGGGAAGCTTACCCTGCTGGCCACCGATACCCTGCCGGGCTGGAGGCTGCATTTCGAGGATAAAATGATCGGGCCTCCCGCATGGACCAAGAGCAATGGCAAGGTGGATGTCTGGGCCTATGCCCGAGGGGAGTTGCTCTTTCACAAGAGGAGCGGGGTGGAGTACCCCAAGACAGTGCGCGACCGGGCGCCCCACTGGGTGCTCAACAGTGTGGGGCTCGACGGGATTCCCTCCGGGGTGCCGGTGACCCTGGTGATCCGGGTGGAGGGAAACAGCATTGGCTATCCGCCGTATTTCCACCTGACCGCCCGAAGCCCGGAACAACCCTTTTACCACCAGATATTCCAATTCAATACAAGTTTTAACGTCTTTATGTTCGGGGCGGCACTGATTATCTTTATCTACCACCTGCTCCAATTCCTGTACATGCGCGAGCGGGTAATTCTGTGGTTCGTTCTCTGGCTGGGATTTTGTACGCTCACCCAGGCCATGACCGTAGGCCTGCTGATCGGGGATATCTCCCGCTTCCGGCTCCCAGTCCAAATTGCCATTTCCAACGGTGTTTTTTACACGTTTTGGTTCTTTGGCCGTGCCTATGTGGGCTCCCGTCAGAAGTTTCCTGTCCTGGACCGGTTTATCAAGGGGTTGGCCCTGTTGACCCTGGCGGAAATCATCACGGTGGTGGCCTATGTCATCGTTTTTGATCCCCAGGCGTATTTCACTGCGGTGGGTTGGCACTACCCATTTCTTCTGGTCTACACCCTGGGTAGCCTGGGCCTGGCCATAGCCCTCGTGCTGAAGCGGGATGCTTTTGCACGCTATTTTGGGATCGGTACCCTGGTAGGGGGGCTTGGGCTGCTGGTGGGCATCTTTTGGTCCATGGGCCTGATCAATTTGCGGTTTTTGGGGGTGGACCCCTATGCGACGGGCATTTTCCTCCAATTGCTGATCTATTCCCTTGGAATCGCCTACCGACGGCAGACCCTTGCCAAACAGGCGGCTGAAGAACGGGTGCGGGCGGCTGTCTCCGAAAGCGAAGTCAGGCGCATCAGCGACCTGAACGCCTTAAAGAGCCGATTTTTTACCAATATCAGTCATGAGTTCCGAACACCGCTTACCCTGATACGCGGCCCGATTCAGGCAGCACTGGACCGTTCAGGAAAGGAAGGCGGAAGCGAGGTGCGCCTGCCCGCCCGCGACCTGGACATGGTCAGGCGGAACACAGAGCGTCTGGAAGGACTCGTGGACGAATTGCTGGAGTTGTCTCGTATCGAAAGCGGGAAGGCAGAAATCCTGCTGACCCACGGCGATGTTGAGCAAGTTCTGAAATCTGTGGTCTTTGCCTTTGAGAGCTTGGCTGAGCGCAGCAATATTGCCCTCCGGGTGGACCTGGGGGATGCAGGTGCGGCCCAGGCAGCAGAGATGGGGCAGGATTCCAGCGAGGTTGCCGCCTGGTACGATCGGAACAAACTCGAAAAGATCGTTTACAATCTCCTGTCAAACGCCTTTAAGTATACGCCTGAAGGTGGAATAGTTTCCTTCCGGTCCCGCCTGGAATCCGGTCGTCTGCTCATGGAAATTTCAGATACCGGGAAAGGCATACCAGCCGCTGATCTAGGGCAAATTTTTGAGAGGTTCTACCGGGTGGAGGGAGATGAAGCACACGGTACCGGGATTGGCCTGGCCCTTTGTAAGGAGCTGGTAGAACTCCAGGGAGGGGAGCTTAGCGTGGAAAGCATGCCGGGCAAGGGTACATCCTTCCGTGTTGGCCTGCCGGCTAGACGGGAGGATTTTCCCAAGCCGAACCGGCTGGAGCATGTGGCCGCCTCCGGGATGCCGGCTGCCCGGCCCACGGCCGTAAAACCGAAAGAGGCCGGGGAACCTGGAATCGGGGAACAGTTGCCGGACGCCCCCTCCCGGCCCTGCATCCTGCTTGTGGAAGACAATGCAGACTTGCGCCGGTTTGTAGGGGAAGTGCTTCAGGAAAAATACCGGGTCCTCTATGCGGAAGACGGATTTCAAGGTGAGCGGATGGCTATTGAACACATACCGGACGTGGTGGTATCCGATGTGATGATGCCCCGCAAGGACGGTTATGAGTTATGCCATGCCCTGAAGACCAATACAAAGACCAGTCATATTCCGATAATCCTGCTAACTGCCCGTGCCGGACAGGAAAACAAGATGGAAGGTCTGTTCCAGGGGGCCGAGGCTTACCTCACAAAGCCTTTTGAGGCACGGGAACTCCTTGTCCGAATCCGGAACCTGATGGGTCGGCAAAAGGCACTCTGGGAAAAAATGCAACATTCCTCCCTCGTGCTTTCGGGGGAACTCGACCTGCCTTCATTGGACGACGCCTTCCTGAAAAAGGTGGGAAGTGCCATAGAGTCACACCTGGACAGTGCGGAGCTCTCCGTGGAATTCCTGGCCCAGCAGGTGGGTTTTAGCCGGGCCCAATTGCACCGGAAGCTCAAAGCGCTTACGGGGAAGTCACCCAACCAGCTAATCAATGAGGTCCGCCTGGAAAAGGCGCGCCTGCTCCTGCAAAGCCGTTCGGCGACAGTCTCCGAGGTGGCCTATTCCGTCGGGTTTTCCAATCTATCTTACTTCACAAAGCGCTTTCGGGAACGTTATGGGATGACGCCGAGTGCGTTCATCGCTGATACTGAGTAG
- a CDS encoding MFS transporter has product MSLPKPQLSFWQIFNMNVGFLGIQYSFGLQQSAINPIFLFLGASEELLPILNIAGPVTGLIVQPIIGAISDKTWSPRWGRRKPFFLIGALIGSICLFLFPLSPALWFAVGLLWLLDVGNNMAMEPYRAFVGDKLPDKQMSLGYQMQSLFVGAGILLANASIFLFQDWFGGGEELTGSVPKWLYYSFFIGSFLSLATILWSVLKTPEIPPDAKELAEINRHKALPFAQRLKVPFVEIAEAVRDMPKFMWKLAGVYLFQWYALFVYWQFITPLFRTTMGFDTSQAAAQAAKMSTTYNIVTALVALVLVPLTMRFGGKKVYALSLFGTAVALFWIPFIDDPVNVLFPMILFGIGWAAMMGIPYSMVSKIVPQDRRGVYMGILNMMIVIPMGIETLSFGAIFSNFLGSDSVNAMLFAGAFFAIAGLLALRLNVAKARAEVAEVMGE; this is encoded by the coding sequence ATGTCACTACCCAAACCGCAGCTCAGTTTCTGGCAGATATTCAATATGAATGTCGGCTTCCTGGGCATCCAGTACAGCTTTGGCTTGCAGCAAAGCGCCATCAACCCGATATTCCTATTTCTCGGGGCCTCGGAGGAATTATTGCCCATCCTGAATATCGCGGGCCCGGTGACCGGCCTGATCGTCCAGCCGATTATCGGGGCGATATCCGATAAAACCTGGTCGCCCCGCTGGGGCCGCAGGAAACCCTTTTTCCTGATCGGTGCGCTGATCGGCAGTATCTGCCTCTTCCTCTTCCCGCTGAGCCCGGCCCTCTGGTTTGCCGTCGGTTTGCTCTGGCTGCTCGATGTGGGGAACAACATGGCTATGGAGCCTTATCGCGCCTTTGTAGGCGATAAATTGCCGGATAAGCAGATGAGCCTGGGCTACCAAATGCAAAGCCTTTTTGTGGGAGCCGGCATCCTGCTGGCCAATGCTTCGATCTTCCTGTTCCAGGACTGGTTCGGGGGAGGGGAGGAGCTTACCGGGTCCGTTCCGAAGTGGCTCTATTATTCGTTTTTTATCGGCTCCTTCCTCTCGCTGGCCACCATCCTCTGGTCGGTACTGAAAACCCCGGAAATCCCGCCGGACGCCAAGGAGCTGGCCGAGATCAACCGGCACAAGGCCCTGCCTTTTGCGCAGCGCCTTAAAGTGCCTTTTGTGGAGATTGCCGAGGCTGTCCGGGATATGCCCAAATTTATGTGGAAGCTGGCCGGGGTTTACCTGTTCCAATGGTATGCCCTTTTTGTTTACTGGCAGTTTATCACGCCCCTGTTCCGGACCACGATGGGCTTTGACACTTCCCAGGCAGCGGCCCAGGCGGCCAAGATGAGTACCACCTACAACATTGTGACCGCCCTGGTAGCCCTGGTCCTCGTGCCCCTCACCATGCGGTTTGGAGGGAAAAAGGTCTATGCGCTCAGCCTCTTCGGCACGGCCGTGGCATTGTTCTGGATTCCGTTTATCGACGACCCGGTGAATGTACTCTTCCCGATGATCCTCTTCGGCATTGGCTGGGCGGCCATGATGGGAATCCCTTACAGTATGGTCTCCAAGATCGTACCCCAGGATCGGCGGGGCGTCTATATGGGAATCCTGAATATGATGATCGTGATCCCGATGGGGATCGAGACGCTGTCTTTCGGGGCGATTTTCTCGAATTTCCTGGGATCGGACTCCGTCAACGCGATGTTGTTTGCCGGGGCCTTTTTTGCTATAGCCGGGTTGCTGGCCCTGCGGCTGAACGTGGCAAAGGCCAGGGCAGAGGTGGCTGAGGTTATGGGGGAGTAG
- the queG gene encoding tRNA epoxyqueuosine(34) reductase QueG codes for MGADAHAKLIKAEAKRLGFLSCGISRAGFLEEEAPRLERWLKAGMHGEMGWMENHFDKRLDPTLLVPGAKSVVSLLLNYYPAEQQPESTYQVSKYAYGEDYHRVIKDRLRELLHVIRTEIGEVEGRAFVDSAPVLDKAWAARSGLGWMGKHSNLLTKEVGSYYFIAELILDLELPPDAPVTDHCGTCTACIDACPTQAITEPYVVDGSKCISYYTIELKSEIPASASGQWADWIFGCDICQDVCPWNRFATPHSEPRFNAHPELMEMTRADWEELTEEVFRQVFPKSAVKRTKFSGLKRNIAFLSDGDTASENDFERE; via the coding sequence ATGGGAGCTGATGCACATGCGAAACTGATAAAAGCCGAGGCCAAACGCCTGGGCTTTTTGTCTTGCGGCATCTCCAGGGCCGGTTTCCTGGAAGAGGAGGCCCCGCGCCTGGAACGCTGGCTCAAGGCCGGGATGCACGGGGAGATGGGCTGGATGGAAAACCATTTCGACAAGCGCCTCGACCCGACGCTGTTGGTCCCGGGTGCCAAATCCGTCGTCTCCCTCCTGCTTAATTACTACCCGGCAGAGCAGCAACCGGAATCCACCTACCAGGTTTCCAAATACGCGTACGGGGAGGATTACCACCGGGTCATCAAGGATCGCCTCCGGGAGCTGTTGCATGTAATACGCACCGAAATCGGGGAGGTGGAAGGACGCGCTTTTGTAGATTCGGCCCCCGTATTGGACAAGGCCTGGGCGGCGCGGAGCGGCCTGGGCTGGATGGGCAAACACTCCAACCTGCTCACCAAGGAAGTGGGGTCCTATTATTTTATAGCCGAATTGATCCTGGACCTGGAATTGCCCCCGGACGCCCCGGTGACCGACCACTGCGGGACCTGTACGGCCTGTATCGACGCCTGCCCCACCCAGGCCATCACGGAGCCCTATGTGGTGGATGGCAGCAAATGTATATCCTACTATACCATTGAATTGAAATCGGAAATCCCGGCTTCGGCTAGCGGACAGTGGGCCGATTGGATTTTCGGCTGCGATATTTGCCAGGACGTCTGCCCCTGGAACCGATTTGCCACCCCGCATAGCGAACCCCGGTTTAACGCCCATCCGGAATTGATGGAAATGACCCGGGCGGACTGGGAGGAACTCACCGAAGAAGTATTTCGCCAGGTCTTCCCGAAATCGGCGGTTAAGCGGACCAAGTTTTCCGGCCTTAAACGGAATATCGCCTTCCTTTCGGATGGGGACACGGCCTCCGAAAACGATTTCGAAAGGGAATAA